The DNA window TTGAGGACGATGATATCAAACGCCATCTTCTCCCTGGCAGCATCAACGGCCAATCTTAGTTCTTTTTTCAGCTTTAATATCCTCCTATCGATAGAGGTTGAATTTCTTGATGTACATTTTCACATGGTCTGGCACGAGCCCGTGGATCTCCTCGTTCTTGCGAACTTTCTCTCTTATGATGCTCGATGAGATATTCACCGGATCCACTCTTGCAAAGAGGATCTTCTTCGGTGCCAATTGGGAGGTCAGCGGCTGGTGCTTCAAGGGCTCCGTGTCCGATGACGTCAGGGCTGTCGAGAACGCTGCTTCAGCAGGCGAATACTTCCCAGGGACGATCTCGATCTTCTCGGCGATCCAGTTTGGTAATTTTCTCTTCGCTTCGGAGATTGTATAGCCGCTCCTGTTGATGACAATCATGTTCCATCCCTCGAGTATCTTCTCATAGTCTTTCCAGGTCTCTATTTCGATGAGGGAATCCAGGCCGATGATGAAGATGACCTCATTCTCCTCCCCCGCTGCCTTCTGGAAGTAGGTTAGCGTATCTATCGTGTAGGATTTGTTTCCTTTTTCTATCTCGTAAAAGGAGGGGAAGAACCTGTCATGACTCGCAGTCGCAAGGACGACCATGGAGTAGCGATGATAGGGATGCGAGATGTCCTTTCTCGTCTTGTGCGGGGGTTCGTTGCAGGGGATGAAATAGATCTTATCGAGTGAGAAATTTTGGCAGATTTTTTCGCAGAGCGTTAAGTGTCCATTGTGGATAGGGTCGAACGTGCCACCCAGTATCCCTATTCTCAATACCCAGCTCCCTCTATGGCTTTAAATTTTACTTTCTTGGCATTTTTTAAGCAAGCCCAAACATCCTGCCTAAATTTCCTTCAAGCGCTTGAGCGTTGTTTTGAGGAGGGTGTTAAGTCCTTCCCCAGTGATGGAAGAAATCGGGATGAGATCGAGCTTCTTTTCGCTGCAATACTTCTTGAGCCTATTCATCTTATCCTTGTTCTGGAGGACGTCTATCTTTGAGGCTACGATGATCTGAGGTTTCCGCCTCAGGGATGGGCTGTATTTTCT is part of the Acidobacteriota bacterium genome and encodes:
- the nadD gene encoding nicotinate-nucleotide adenylyltransferase, with translation MRIGILGGTFDPIHNGHLTLCEKICQNFSLDKIYFIPCNEPPHKTRKDISHPYHRYSMVVLATASHDRFFPSFYEIEKGNKSYTIDTLTYFQKAAGEENEVIFIIGLDSLIEIETWKDYEKILEGWNMIVINRSGYTISEAKRKLPNWIAEKIEIVPGKYSPAEAAFSTALTSSDTEPLKHQPLTSQLAPKKILFARVDPVNISSSIIREKVRKNEEIHGLVPDHVKMYIKKFNLYR